From one Streptomyces sp. R41 genomic stretch:
- a CDS encoding endonuclease/exonuclease/phosphatase family protein — protein sequence MDTAAAEWTGSERPVGGQRAGRVAGVWVAGLLLAGVSVVVGCRAADSDGITPVPQLLAFLPWLLAPTGLALLLALLARWRVGMVWAVLLLGAVAWFIEPYGKTSEPGGASLAELRVMTSNVEFGRGTGALIPVVRREKPDILFVEECEYGCSRALRDAFGGSDGVYPYREAVEGAGSDGSVIMSRFPLTGADGVRGTMGMPGAVADVRGHDVRLQLAHPMPPLPGQLGVWRRELGELRDYAAHGGGPTVIAGDFNASQDHAAFRRILDTGLRDSARLAGDPRTPSWPARTTPALGAQIDHVLVSADFSANEATFPRITGTDHRALVVDLTLHQRE from the coding sequence TTGGACACTGCGGCGGCCGAGTGGACGGGCTCGGAAAGACCGGTCGGCGGGCAGCGGGCCGGGCGGGTGGCCGGAGTCTGGGTGGCGGGGTTGCTGCTGGCCGGCGTGAGTGTGGTCGTCGGGTGCCGGGCGGCCGACAGCGACGGGATCACGCCCGTGCCGCAGTTGCTGGCGTTTCTGCCGTGGCTGCTCGCGCCCACCGGGCTCGCACTGCTGCTCGCGCTGCTCGCGCGATGGCGGGTCGGGATGGTGTGGGCGGTGCTGTTGCTGGGGGCCGTCGCGTGGTTCATCGAGCCGTACGGGAAGACCAGTGAACCCGGTGGGGCTTCGCTGGCCGAGCTGCGGGTGATGACCTCGAACGTGGAGTTCGGGCGGGGGACCGGCGCGCTGATTCCCGTGGTGCGACGGGAGAAGCCCGACATCCTGTTCGTGGAAGAGTGCGAGTACGGGTGTTCGCGGGCGTTGCGGGACGCCTTCGGGGGAAGCGACGGGGTCTATCCGTACCGGGAGGCCGTCGAGGGGGCCGGATCCGACGGGTCCGTCATCATGAGCCGGTTCCCGCTCACCGGGGCCGACGGCGTGCGCGGGACCATGGGCATGCCGGGAGCCGTCGCCGACGTGCGCGGGCACGACGTACGGCTGCAGCTCGCGCATCCGATGCCGCCGCTCCCCGGCCAGCTCGGCGTCTGGCGGCGCGAACTGGGCGAGTTGCGCGACTACGCGGCGCACGGCGGTGGCCCCACCGTCATCGCCGGGGACTTCAACGCCTCCCAGGACCACGCCGCGTTCCGCCGCATCCTCGACACCGGCCTGCGCGACAGCGCCCGCCTCGCCGGGGACCCCCGCACCCCGAGCTGGCCCGCGAGGACCACCCCGGCGCTCGGCGCGCAGATCGATCACGTCCTCGTCTCCGCGGACTTCTCGGCGAACGAGGCGACGTTCCCGCGCATCACCGGCACCGACCACCGCGCCCTCGTCGTCGATCTCACCCTCCACCAGCGCGAATAG
- a CDS encoding NAD(P)-dependent oxidoreductase, translating into MKLVLFGATGMVGTRIATEASARGHQVTAVSRSGQSPIPGVTATAADASDPAKVAELAAGADAVASACVPPRDGSDPREPFLAINRALVEGVRQAGVRRLMIVGGAGSLEIAPGQAAFDQPGFPEAYLQEALAHRDVLAYYRALDDESVDWTYISPAAEIRPGERTGTFRIGGDRMLTDDHGNSRISAEDYAIAFVDELEKDAHPRARMSVAY; encoded by the coding sequence ATGAAGCTCGTTCTCTTCGGTGCCACCGGCATGGTCGGGACCCGTATCGCCACGGAGGCGTCGGCGCGCGGACACCAGGTCACCGCGGTGAGCCGGTCCGGGCAGTCCCCGATCCCCGGGGTCACGGCGACGGCGGCGGACGCCTCCGACCCGGCGAAGGTGGCCGAGCTGGCGGCGGGCGCGGACGCGGTGGCCTCGGCGTGCGTGCCGCCGCGCGACGGCTCGGACCCGCGCGAGCCGTTCCTCGCCATCAACAGGGCGCTGGTCGAGGGCGTCCGGCAGGCCGGAGTGCGGCGGCTCATGATCGTCGGCGGTGCGGGCAGCCTGGAGATCGCGCCGGGCCAAGCGGCGTTCGACCAGCCCGGCTTCCCCGAGGCCTACCTCCAGGAGGCCCTCGCCCATCGCGACGTCCTCGCCTACTACCGCGCCCTCGACGACGAGAGCGTCGACTGGACCTACATCTCGCCCGCCGCCGAGATCCGCCCCGGTGAACGTACGGGCACGTTCCGTATCGGCGGCGACCGGATGCTCACCGACGACCACGGCAACAGCCGGATCAGCGCCGAGGACTACGCGATCGCCTTCGTCGACGAGCTGGAGAAGGACGCCCACCCGCGCGCCCGGATGTCGGTCGCGTACTGA
- a CDS encoding alpha/beta fold hydrolase, with amino-acid sequence MAPFLAYEDQGGAGSTAPPLVLIHGHPFDHTMWAPQIAAFSSGRRVIAPDLRGYGASPVVPGVTPLSTFAEDIAALLDELGVAEFVLAGLSMGGQIVMECYRQFPERIRGLVLADTFPAAETPEGKKTRNDMADRLLREGMRGYADEVLHKMVAPYADARVAAHVHRMMTSTPPEGAAAALRGRAERPDYRELLTRVTVPALVVVGADDEYTPVSDARAMHSALPDSTLHVIESAAHMPNLERAEEFNEVLAAFLARLEN; translated from the coding sequence ATGGCTCCCTTCCTCGCGTACGAGGACCAGGGGGGCGCCGGCTCGACGGCGCCGCCCCTCGTCCTGATCCACGGCCACCCCTTCGACCACACCATGTGGGCTCCGCAGATCGCCGCGTTCTCGTCGGGGCGCCGGGTGATCGCCCCGGACCTGCGCGGTTACGGCGCGTCCCCCGTGGTCCCCGGGGTCACCCCCCTCTCCACCTTCGCCGAGGACATCGCGGCGCTGCTGGACGAGCTGGGTGTGGCGGAGTTCGTCCTGGCCGGGCTCTCCATGGGCGGCCAGATCGTCATGGAGTGCTACCGGCAGTTCCCGGAACGGATCCGGGGACTGGTCCTCGCCGACACCTTCCCGGCCGCCGAGACGCCCGAGGGCAAGAAGACACGCAACGACATGGCCGACCGTCTCCTGCGCGAGGGCATGCGCGGATACGCCGACGAGGTGCTGCACAAGATGGTCGCGCCGTACGCGGACGCGCGGGTCGCGGCCCACGTGCACCGCATGATGACCTCGACGCCCCCCGAGGGAGCGGCGGCCGCCCTGCGAGGCCGGGCGGAACGCCCCGACTACCGCGAGCTGCTGACCCGGGTCACCGTCCCGGCCCTGGTCGTGGTGGGCGCCGACGACGAGTACACCCCGGTCTCCGACGCGCGGGCGATGCACTCGGCGCTTCCCGACTCCACGCTCCACGTGATCGAGTCGGCGGCACACATGCCGAACCTGGAGCGTGCGGAGGAGTTCAACGAGGTGCTGGCGGCTTTCCTGGCGCGGCTCGAGAACTGA
- a CDS encoding PLP-dependent aminotransferase family protein: MEDYRRIADRIADDIAAGRLKPGERLPPQRVFARRRGIAGSTAGRVYGELVRRGLVVGEVGRGTFVRAAPPASGHALAEPATTAPVNLELNYPSAPGQSELLAPALAPLLRPDVLTESLRTAPATGTAAAREAAAGLLATPGWRPAPSRLAFAGNARQAIAAAFASLVRPGGRVGIESLTYPLVKEIATRLGITLVPLPMDAEGLRPEAVAAAHRSAPLSAVYVQPTLHNPTSVTMGDRRRRQLAAVVTDLDLPVVEDRIWSFLHEGALDPLGAYAPERTYVVDGLSKRVAPGLTVGFLVAPEERVEQVAAALRSGAWTASRFALEAAVRWIGDGTVEHLVRAKRQDAARRQRLVAEHLGEHTVHSDPHGYYAWWELPSPWRADTFTAAAAKRGIAITPGSAFTSVAVGMRAARGPRPEESGILSAPASAPAPSSAPTSDCVRLGLATTAPQELAQALRTLAGIARTRP; this comes from the coding sequence ATGGAGGACTACCGGCGGATCGCCGACAGGATCGCTGACGACATCGCCGCCGGACGGCTCAAGCCCGGTGAACGGCTGCCCCCGCAACGGGTGTTCGCCCGGCGCCGCGGGATCGCCGGGTCGACGGCCGGGCGGGTGTACGGCGAGCTGGTACGGCGCGGACTGGTCGTCGGTGAGGTCGGGCGCGGCACGTTCGTCCGGGCCGCGCCGCCCGCCTCGGGCCACGCACTCGCCGAACCGGCGACCACGGCCCCGGTCAACCTGGAGCTCAACTACCCCTCCGCGCCGGGCCAGTCGGAGCTCCTCGCCCCCGCCCTGGCCCCGCTGCTGCGTCCCGACGTCCTCACGGAGTCCCTGCGCACCGCTCCCGCCACCGGCACGGCCGCCGCTCGCGAGGCCGCCGCCGGCCTCCTCGCCACCCCGGGCTGGCGCCCCGCCCCGTCCCGGCTGGCCTTCGCGGGCAACGCCCGCCAGGCCATCGCGGCCGCGTTCGCCTCCCTCGTACGACCGGGCGGCCGCGTCGGCATCGAGTCCCTCACGTATCCCCTGGTCAAGGAGATCGCGACGCGTCTGGGCATCACGCTCGTCCCGCTGCCCATGGACGCGGAGGGGCTCCGCCCGGAAGCGGTCGCGGCCGCCCACCGCTCGGCACCGCTCTCCGCCGTGTACGTCCAGCCGACCCTGCACAATCCGACGTCGGTGACGATGGGGGATCGACGGAGGCGCCAACTGGCCGCCGTCGTCACGGACTTGGACCTCCCGGTCGTCGAGGACCGCATCTGGTCCTTCCTCCACGAGGGGGCCCTCGACCCACTCGGCGCGTACGCCCCCGAGCGCACGTACGTCGTCGACGGCCTCTCCAAGCGCGTCGCACCGGGCCTGACGGTGGGTTTCCTCGTCGCCCCCGAGGAGCGGGTGGAGCAGGTGGCGGCGGCCCTCCGCTCGGGCGCGTGGACCGCGAGCCGGTTCGCGCTGGAGGCGGCGGTGCGCTGGATCGGCGACGGCACGGTGGAACACCTGGTCCGCGCCAAGCGGCAGGACGCGGCGCGTCGGCAGCGTCTGGTCGCCGAGCACCTCGGCGAACACACCGTGCACTCCGACCCGCACGGGTATTACGCCTGGTGGGAGCTGCCTTCGCCATGGCGGGCGGACACGTTCACGGCGGCGGCCGCGAAGAGGGGGATAGCCATCACCCCGGGTTCGGCCTTCACTTCCGTAGCTGTGGGCATGCGTGCCGCCAGGGGCCCCCGTCCCGAAGAGAGCGGCATTCTGTCGGCGCCGGCAAGCGCCCCCGCCCCGAGCTCGGCCCCCACATCGGACTGCGTCAGGCTCGGACTCGCGACGACTGCTCCGCAGGAGCTTGCTCAGGCGCTGCGGACGCTCGCCGGTATCGCGCGTACGCGCCCGTGA
- a CDS encoding TIGR03086 family metal-binding protein: MERADPRVARVGLLAGVLAKTGDLVEGVGADQLSLPTPCHDYDVKTLVDHLVGWLQLFESGCHDRSYDGDPGRYKCGADPAAEFRAAAAGLVAGWERYGFDREVAVTGSRKLPAETVFNMTLMEYVTHGWDLAVATGRPVPFTEEEVTETLARAEATLPPQYRGENMPFGEIVTVDEKAPAVDRLVAFLGREPKFSPSSR; this comes from the coding sequence ATGGAGAGAGCCGATCCCCGCGTGGCGAGAGTCGGTCTCCTCGCGGGCGTCCTGGCCAAGACCGGCGATCTCGTCGAGGGCGTCGGCGCGGACCAGTTGAGCCTCCCGACCCCCTGCCACGACTACGACGTCAAGACCCTGGTCGACCACCTCGTCGGCTGGCTCCAGCTCTTCGAGTCCGGCTGCCACGACCGGTCGTACGACGGTGATCCCGGCCGGTACAAGTGCGGCGCCGACCCCGCCGCCGAGTTCCGCGCCGCGGCGGCCGGTCTCGTCGCCGGCTGGGAGCGGTACGGCTTCGACCGCGAGGTCGCCGTCACCGGCAGCCGCAAGCTGCCCGCCGAGACGGTGTTCAACATGACTCTCATGGAGTACGTGACCCACGGCTGGGACCTGGCGGTCGCCACGGGCCGACCGGTCCCGTTCACCGAGGAGGAGGTGACCGAGACCCTGGCCCGGGCGGAGGCGACCCTTCCCCCGCAGTACCGGGGCGAGAACATGCCGTTCGGCGAGATCGTCACCGTCGACGAGAAGGCCCCCGCAGTGGACCGCCTGGTGGCCTTCCTCGGCCGCGAGCCGAAGTTCAGCCCGTCGAGCCGCTGA
- a CDS encoding amidohydrolase: MTSPAARTALDLTADLPVPALEDFYRDLHRHPELSLREHRTAAAFAERLRKAGYETVDGVGGTGVVGVLRNGDGPAVLLRADMDALPVAEETGLPYASETAGVMHACGHDLHVTWLTGAADALAAGRDTWSGTLVVVGQPAEETGEGAARMLADGLYERFPRPDVLLAQHAAPGPAGLYAHAPGLIMSASTDIDIVVHGRGGHGSRPEATVDPVVTAAYLVTRLQTVVSREIAARESAVLSVGRIEAGTRHNIIPSEARLALNLRTQSEDVRQRMIAAIRRIAAGECLTAGCPREPDVTVGSSFPMTVNDPDTDRRVAAVHAEVFGAGTILDPGPAMGSEDFPRLAEGGLPYSYWFVTSTPADVWDAAPGGGDIMEKLAAVPSNHSPHFAPDLSTVAPGVRTLVSGALASLSLG; encoded by the coding sequence GTGACCTCTCCCGCCGCCCGCACCGCGCTGGACCTCACCGCCGACCTCCCGGTCCCCGCCCTGGAGGACTTCTACCGGGATCTGCACCGGCATCCCGAGCTGTCGCTGCGAGAACACCGCACGGCGGCCGCGTTCGCGGAGCGGCTGCGGAAGGCCGGGTACGAGACCGTCGACGGCGTGGGCGGTACGGGAGTCGTCGGCGTCCTGCGGAACGGGGACGGGCCCGCCGTCCTCCTGCGCGCCGACATGGACGCACTGCCCGTCGCCGAGGAGACCGGGCTGCCGTACGCCTCCGAGACCGCCGGAGTCATGCACGCCTGCGGTCACGATCTGCACGTCACCTGGCTGACCGGCGCCGCCGACGCGCTCGCGGCGGGCCGCGACACCTGGTCCGGCACGCTGGTCGTGGTCGGGCAGCCCGCCGAGGAGACGGGGGAGGGCGCGGCGCGGATGCTCGCGGACGGGCTGTACGAGCGCTTCCCGCGCCCGGACGTGCTGCTCGCCCAGCACGCGGCGCCGGGCCCGGCGGGACTGTACGCCCATGCGCCCGGACTGATCATGTCCGCCTCCACCGACATCGACATCGTCGTGCACGGGCGGGGCGGCCACGGTTCGCGGCCGGAGGCGACCGTCGACCCCGTGGTGACGGCGGCCTACCTCGTGACCCGGCTGCAGACGGTCGTCAGCCGGGAGATCGCGGCGCGCGAGTCGGCGGTGCTGAGCGTGGGCAGGATCGAGGCGGGCACCCGGCACAACATCATTCCGTCCGAGGCCCGCCTCGCCCTCAACCTCCGTACGCAGTCGGAGGATGTGCGGCAGCGCATGATCGCGGCGATCCGGCGTATCGCGGCCGGCGAGTGCCTGACGGCCGGTTGCCCGCGCGAGCCCGACGTCACCGTCGGCAGCAGCTTCCCGATGACCGTCAACGACCCCGACACCGACCGCCGTGTCGCCGCCGTGCACGCCGAGGTCTTCGGCGCCGGAACGATCCTCGACCCCGGTCCGGCGATGGGCAGCGAGGACTTCCCCCGGCTCGCGGAGGGTGGGCTGCCGTACTCCTACTGGTTCGTGACGAGCACTCCGGCCGACGTGTGGGACGCGGCTCCCGGTGGCGGCGACATCATGGAGAAGCTCGCGGCCGTGCCCAGCAACCACAGCCCGCACTTCGCCCCCGACCTGTCGACGGTCGCGCCGGGCGTGCGAACCCTGGTGTCGGGAGCGCTCGCCTCGCTGTCGCTGGGGTGA
- a CDS encoding helix-turn-helix domain-containing protein: MTRPAEQDTRGIVDPRAGFERFTLTRHEPAADLAWAVDRYWVVRWDVRDGETYEQRVIPHPATHLVFEAGAATVEAISPHEFVRRLEGRGQVLGVKFRPAGFRPFLRGAMADIAGRRQAASAVFGAGADGVARVLGGADDVNGCTAVVEDFLRSFGARPLSRTAALNAVVELIVADKSLTRVGDLAERLGVNTRTLQRLFADHVGLSPKWVINRSRIHEAADLATRQESIDWAALAVELGYSDQSHLVRDFTATVGMPPGRYSKSSTPGA; encoded by the coding sequence GTGACTCGGCCGGCCGAACAGGACACCCGCGGCATCGTCGACCCCCGAGCCGGGTTCGAGCGCTTCACACTGACCCGGCACGAGCCCGCGGCCGACCTGGCCTGGGCCGTCGACCGCTACTGGGTGGTCCGCTGGGACGTGCGCGACGGGGAGACCTACGAGCAGCGCGTGATTCCGCACCCCGCCACGCACCTCGTGTTCGAGGCGGGCGCCGCGACCGTCGAGGCGATTTCGCCGCATGAATTCGTACGTCGGCTGGAGGGCCGCGGCCAGGTCCTGGGCGTCAAGTTCCGGCCGGCCGGCTTCCGGCCGTTTCTGCGGGGCGCGATGGCGGACATCGCCGGACGGCGGCAGGCGGCCTCGGCCGTGTTCGGCGCCGGGGCGGACGGTGTCGCCCGGGTGCTGGGCGGGGCGGACGACGTGAACGGATGCACGGCCGTCGTGGAGGACTTCCTCCGCTCCTTCGGCGCCCGGCCGCTGTCCAGGACCGCCGCCCTGAACGCCGTGGTCGAGCTCATCGTCGCGGACAAGTCCCTCACCCGGGTCGGGGATCTCGCCGAGCGGCTCGGCGTGAACACGCGCACCTTGCAGCGGCTCTTCGCCGACCATGTCGGGCTCAGCCCCAAGTGGGTCATCAACCGGTCCCGTATCCATGAGGCCGCGGACCTCGCCACCCGGCAGGAGTCCATCGACTGGGCCGCCCTCGCCGTCGAACTCGGCTACAGCGACCAGTCCCACCTGGTCCGCGATTTCACAGCGACGGTGGGCATGCCGCCGGGCCGGTACAGCAAGAGTTCGACCCCGGGGGCTTGA
- a CDS encoding helix-turn-helix domain-containing protein has protein sequence MAERDGPEIIGRRVQQLRTERGLTQKQLAEPAYTPAYISTLEAGRVRASEPALRHIAERLGVAYDELATGRPAHLATDLRLRLTDAQRTLATGEAEVAAEQYAGLLAEADAHGLAAEQAAALLGLGECALETGDLATARERFEESERRMGDAPLPQRVPAVRGRAVSHYLAGELRYACYLFESTLDELNRTGLHDPDALLLLYTGVIAPYMDMGAHARAAQAAEFALALAPQVGDPALVARMHRSVARTMIAEGRIAEADVSLAKAAELYRQLQIRTELANCHWMRGYLYAQNGELERAEDELREAQAMLSAKRAALYTSQVAVELADVLHRRGKSDEAASLLHEVLGDLSPERGAVHSAGAHRLLGIIAEDARDTEAAEEHYVRAMSLLERAGAAGDLADLCRLLGDLLRRTGRVEAALDAYRTGLGHRTAPGTTTLGPAPAQPPL, from the coding sequence ATGGCGGAGCGTGACGGCCCGGAGATCATCGGGCGCAGGGTGCAACAGCTGCGTACGGAACGCGGGTTGACGCAGAAGCAGTTGGCGGAGCCCGCGTATACGCCCGCGTACATCTCCACGCTGGAGGCGGGGCGGGTGCGGGCCTCCGAGCCCGCCCTGCGGCACATCGCCGAGCGGCTCGGGGTCGCGTACGACGAGCTCGCCACCGGACGGCCCGCCCACCTCGCCACCGACCTGCGGCTGCGGCTGACCGACGCGCAGCGCACGCTCGCCACCGGGGAGGCCGAGGTCGCGGCGGAGCAGTACGCCGGGCTGCTCGCGGAGGCGGACGCGCACGGGCTGGCCGCCGAGCAGGCCGCCGCGCTGCTGGGGCTCGGCGAATGCGCCCTGGAGACCGGCGACCTGGCCACGGCGCGTGAGCGATTCGAGGAGTCCGAGCGGAGGATGGGGGACGCGCCGCTGCCGCAGCGCGTTCCCGCCGTGCGCGGACGCGCCGTCTCCCACTACCTCGCCGGTGAACTCCGTTACGCCTGCTACCTGTTCGAGTCCACGCTCGACGAGCTCAATCGGACAGGACTGCACGATCCGGATGCGCTGCTGCTGCTCTACACCGGGGTCATAGCGCCCTACATGGACATGGGGGCGCACGCCCGGGCCGCCCAGGCGGCCGAGTTCGCGCTGGCCCTCGCGCCACAGGTCGGCGACCCCGCGCTGGTGGCCCGGATGCACCGCTCGGTGGCCCGGACGATGATCGCCGAAGGGCGGATCGCCGAGGCCGACGTGTCCCTCGCCAAGGCCGCCGAACTCTATCGTCAGCTCCAGATCCGTACCGAGCTCGCCAACTGTCACTGGATGCGCGGGTACTTGTACGCCCAGAACGGTGAACTGGAGCGTGCCGAGGACGAGTTGCGCGAGGCACAGGCCATGCTCTCCGCCAAGCGCGCCGCCCTCTACACCAGCCAGGTCGCCGTGGAGCTGGCGGATGTGCTGCACCGGCGCGGGAAGTCCGACGAAGCCGCCTCGTTGCTGCACGAGGTGCTCGGGGACCTCAGCCCCGAGCGGGGGGCCGTGCACTCGGCCGGGGCGCACCGCCTCCTCGGGATCATCGCGGAGGACGCCCGGGACACGGAGGCGGCCGAGGAGCACTACGTGCGCGCGATGAGCCTGCTGGAGCGGGCCGGGGCAGCGGGGGACCTGGCCGACCTGTGCCGGCTGCTCGGAGATCTGCTGCGGCGTACCGGCCGGGTCGAGGCGGCACTCGACGCCTACCGCACCGGACTCGGACACCGCACCGCGCCCGGCACCACGACCCTCGGCCCGGCTCCGGCGCAGCCGCCGCTCTAG
- a CDS encoding PP2C family protein-serine/threonine phosphatase, with amino-acid sequence MAGRRSVLDQLPPGGREDAVQRQQPLRVRGRSVAWVPPLVLLACIALLDWNTAGEFRIISWIVLVPGIAAAICGVWGTAAFAVLSLLTYITVDTSWPHQYQTGLPDFILVAMGGVLAVLACAVRVRGEQRMLHMRDIAETTRRAVLRPLAPGWGDLDHAAVYLSADSEARVGGDFYDIQPGLHGTRVLLGDVQGKGLAAVEAAAALLGTFREAAYHEALLRTVADRLEIRMLRHVRYSVALGRDDRDRFATGILIGFPAAAPDAPDTIEVVNFGHEPPLVVAPDGVRSLPPGDGLPLGLGELASDPPPVLRVALAPGETLLLVTDGVTEARDADGVFFPLRDIVAGALAEDPRTADPQLLVRFVRDGTLRHCGGHLADDTTIFAVRRR; translated from the coding sequence GTGGCCGGCCGGAGATCCGTACTCGACCAACTGCCGCCCGGCGGGCGGGAGGACGCCGTCCAGCGGCAGCAGCCGCTGCGGGTGCGCGGCCGCAGCGTCGCCTGGGTGCCGCCGCTCGTGCTGCTCGCCTGCATTGCGCTGCTCGACTGGAACACCGCAGGGGAGTTCCGGATCATCTCCTGGATCGTCCTGGTGCCCGGTATCGCGGCGGCGATCTGCGGGGTGTGGGGCACGGCGGCGTTCGCGGTGCTCTCGCTGCTCACCTACATCACCGTGGACACGTCCTGGCCGCACCAGTACCAGACGGGCCTGCCCGACTTCATCCTCGTCGCCATGGGTGGCGTCCTCGCGGTGCTCGCCTGCGCGGTCCGGGTCCGCGGTGAGCAGCGCATGCTGCACATGCGGGACATCGCCGAGACCACCCGGCGCGCCGTGCTGCGCCCGCTGGCGCCGGGCTGGGGCGATCTGGACCACGCGGCCGTGTACCTCTCCGCCGACAGCGAGGCCCGGGTCGGCGGCGACTTCTACGACATCCAGCCGGGCCTGCACGGCACGCGCGTCCTGCTCGGCGACGTCCAGGGCAAGGGGCTCGCCGCGGTGGAGGCGGCGGCCGCGCTGCTGGGCACCTTCCGCGAGGCGGCGTACCACGAAGCCCTCCTCCGCACGGTCGCCGACCGCCTGGAGATCCGGATGCTGCGGCATGTGCGCTACTCCGTCGCGCTCGGCCGGGACGACAGGGACCGCTTCGCCACCGGAATCCTGATCGGCTTTCCGGCAGCCGCCCCGGACGCCCCGGACACCATCGAGGTCGTCAACTTCGGCCACGAACCGCCGCTCGTGGTCGCCCCCGACGGCGTACGGTCGCTGCCGCCCGGCGACGGACTGCCGCTCGGGCTCGGCGAGTTGGCGTCCGACCCGCCGCCCGTGCTCCGCGTCGCGCTCGCCCCCGGCGAGACCTTGCTGCTGGTCACCGACGGTGTGACGGAGGCCCGTGACGCCGACGGAGTCTTCTTCCCGCTCCGCGACATCGTCGCCGGTGCCCTGGCGGAGGACCCGCGCACCGCCGACCCCCAGCTGCTCGTGCGCTTCGTCCGCGACGGCACGCTGCGGCACTGCGGCGGGCACCTGGCCGACGACACGACCATTTTCGCCGTACGACGTCGGTAG